From Faecalicatena sp. Marseille-Q4148:
TCAAAAATGGGAATAACTCCAGTCTTCCTGCCAGCATATCAAAACAAAATACTAACTTTGACAACACAGAAAAAGAAGAAAAGTTCTCTACCGGTCCAACACCTGCAATTCCGGGTCCGGTATTATTCAGTGTCGTCAAAACAGAACTGAATGTCGTAGCAAAATCAAAATTATTTAATGATACGATCAGAATTGATACAACCATGATCAAAAAGTAAATAACTGTATATCCGATAACTCCATTCACAGTCTCGTCCTGAAGACGTTTTTTATTCAATGTGATAATCGATACACTCTTTGGATGGATTAATTTCTTAATTTCTCTCTTAGCGTGTTTCATAAGAATCAGGATACGGGATACTTTCATACCGCCTCCGGTAGAACCGGCACAGGCTCCTATCATAATGAGAAGCAATAAAATTGCTTTTGAAAATTCCGGCCACTGATTGAAATCTGCTGTAATAAAACCGGTTGTTGTAATGATAGATGAAACCTGGAACGAAGCGTAGCGGAACGCTTTCAGAAATCCTCCATAATAATTGCTGATATTAATTGTAATCATCACGATTGCTGCCAAAATGATCCCAAAATATGCTTTTACTTCTTCGTTTTCCCAGATATTTCTAAAACGCTTCAAAATCAACAGGAAATACATATTAAAATTGATTCCGAACAGAATCATAAATACCGTAATTACCCCGTCAATATATGCGCTGTCATAATATGCAATACTTGCATTTCTGTTTGAGAATCCTCCGGTACCGGCCGTACTAAACGCATGCAAAATACTGTCATACAGATTCATTCCGCCAAATAAAAGGAAAATTACTTCCGCAAAAGTAAGAACAAAATACATTGCATACAAAATCTGAGCTGTTGTTCTCGCCTTCGGCACAAGCTTTTCAATTTCCGGCCCCGGCATCTCTGCTTTCATCAAGTGCATCGAACGATCATTTTCCAGCGATGTAATTACCATAACGAAAACAAGCACTCCCATACCGCCGATCCAATGTGTCAGCGATCTCCAGAAAGCCATTCCCTTCGGCAATGCTTCAATATCTGTCAGAATCGTGGAGCCTGTTGTCGTAAATCCGGATACCGTCTCAAAAAATGCATCGATAAACTGAGGGATCGCACCTGATGTATAAAATGGTATTGCGCCGATCAGTGACCACAGAAGCCATGATAATGCAACGATCACAAGTCCGTCTCTTCCGTATAGTTTTGTATTCTTTGGTTTCTTTCTTCCAAACAGAATATGTACCAGAATCAAAATTACTCCCGGAATGACAAAATGCATATAACTGTCTTCCCGATAGATCAACGCTACAATCGCCGGGAGAAACATTACAACGCCTTCAATCCCCAGAATCTTTCCGAGCATATAAACTGTCATTTTATGATTCATAAGTCCCCCTGCTCTCAAAGATATCTCTGATGTCCTGTATTTTTTTATTTTTCGTCACAATAATTACGCTGTCTTTCGGCATAAGTACATCATTTCCTCCCGGAATGATAATTCTACGATCCCGGACAATCGTGGCGATCAGATTATTTGGTTTCATATTCAAGTCTTTCAATGGAATATTGGTATATTCTGTTTCCTGCTTTACGATAAATTCCAACGCCTCTACTTTGCCGCCTACCAAATAATATAATGTTTCAATATTAGCGCTCTTAATAGAATTGTGACGCGCACGCACATATGCCATAATCACATCTGCTGTGGAAGATTTTACAGAAACAATTGAGTCAATTCCCATATCTTCCACCATATTGGCGCGGCTGTCCTCATTTACTTTTGCCACAATCTTTTTCACTCCCTGCTGCTTTGCAAACAGAGCCATAATAATATTCTCTTCATCAATCCCTGTCAAAGCCACAAGTGCATCGGCAGATTCCAGTCCTTCTTCGATTAGAAGCTCATGATCTCCTGCATTTCCGCAAATGATCGTTGCATCTGAGAGCTGTTCGCAGAGACGCTCACATTTCTCCATATCTTTTTCAATAATCTTCACATGCATTCCAAGCACGCAAAGCTGTTTTGCAAGGTAATAACTGATCCGGCCGCCGCCGCAGATAATAATATTTTTAGTTTTTGCTTTTCGATTGCCCAATGCTTTGAAGAAATCTTCAATCTCCTTATGGGATGCGGCAATATTCAGTTTATCGCCTGACCGAACAACAAAATCTCCGTCCGGAATAAACACTTCTTTTCCTCTTTGCACCGCACAGACAAGCACTTTAATCTGATATTTCTGGTAGATCTCTTTTAATGACATACCAACAATCGGATTCTGTTCGTTCAGGAT
This genomic window contains:
- the trkA gene encoding Trk system potassium transporter TrkA yields the protein MKIVIIGDGKVGHKLAKQLSEENYDVVMIDHNQGRLQESVNSLDVLCLTGDGVDVETQKEADVQHSDLVIACTSTDELNMLSCLIARRLGAKHTIARVRNPIYFKQIDLLKEDLHLSMTVNPELTVANEISRVLIFPAATKVETFAKGRVELVEFILNEQNPIVGMSLKEIYQKYQIKVLVCAVQRGKEVFIPDGDFVVRSGDKLNIAASHKEIEDFFKALGNRKAKTKNIIICGGGRISYYLAKQLCVLGMHVKIIEKDMEKCERLCEQLSDATIICGNAGDHELLIEEGLESADALVALTGIDEENIIMALFAKQQGVKKIVAKVNEDSRANMVEDMGIDSIVSVKSSTADVIMAYVRARHNSIKSANIETLYYLVGGKVEALEFIVKQETEYTNIPLKDLNMKPNNLIATIVRDRRIIIPGGNDVLMPKDSVIIVTKNKKIQDIRDIFESRGTYES
- a CDS encoding TrkH family potassium uptake protein; translation: MNHKMTVYMLGKILGIEGVVMFLPAIVALIYREDSYMHFVIPGVILILVHILFGRKKPKNTKLYGRDGLVIVALSWLLWSLIGAIPFYTSGAIPQFIDAFFETVSGFTTTGSTILTDIEALPKGMAFWRSLTHWIGGMGVLVFVMVITSLENDRSMHLMKAEMPGPEIEKLVPKARTTAQILYAMYFVLTFAEVIFLLFGGMNLYDSILHAFSTAGTGGFSNRNASIAYYDSAYIDGVITVFMILFGINFNMYFLLILKRFRNIWENEEVKAYFGIILAAIVMITINISNYYGGFLKAFRYASFQVSSIITTTGFITADFNQWPEFSKAILLLLIMIGACAGSTGGGMKVSRILILMKHAKREIKKLIHPKSVSIITLNKKRLQDETVNGVIGYTVIYFLIMVVSILIVSLNNFDFATTFSSVLTTLNNTGPGIAGVGPVENFSSFSVLSKLVFCFDMLAGRLELFPFLMLMAPSVWRKKF